From Toxorhynchites rutilus septentrionalis strain SRP chromosome 2, ASM2978413v1, whole genome shotgun sequence, a single genomic window includes:
- the LOC129767081 gene encoding uncharacterized protein LOC129767081 — translation MDLFTKDEDTVHREALWKTVAHHIEAVPVELRKALEERKFDRLIILGNLDEHAIGSLPLDVGPKIFLGYMVKRIRELTIPFLNADLNSRVGSHRSVDITPNQKTMKKRKHTPTTSAGSSMLGSMESEADFNASVYQNRIAVLVANFLNTKSVPGQVKPGDVQVIVSKNEAEPPVAKVVCVSCKLPCNVALTEARPGVFHPTLSNFFKHYTKSHPKYTPPVMNKDIRTAFTRTKKENDLLESDVPGEGVLEVDVPGEGVLEEYLAEEIEPGNEAVTIEILDASKAVVVDSQLKVASRSRSENRNWMLVREIDSNQPLITSYYECTQRIVNIAEQLQTDSSSGRSSNSTPCILDIETTSNTASPSMKSKLLLELVNLFNVSGKRIKFADEFKTYCTYMYILAGPKAYNTLKSTLPLISLRTAQKHLHKTIDRVKEGELRVEQLKKFLELTDSPPVVWLSEDATRLVSKLQIDPASGNIIGTLLPKDDETGMPVLLQRDLESVSQMKKELNSSTLTINAVVTIARPLKKGAPPFCLMVVGCDNKFTAAPVTKRRIFVIEKLNSVGILVPGSSSDGDSRYTCSQKQFCGMYKNMQLTNVPADWIHWFNTPFENDYGHHCIQDTVHIMGKMRNNLFNSGSGIRIVV, via the exons ATG GACTTATTCACGAAGGATGAGGACACCGTTCACCGGGAGGCGTTGTGGAAAACAGTAGCgcatcatattgaagctgtgcCGGTTGAACTAAGGAAAGCCTTGGAGGAAAGAAAATTCGATCGGCTCATAATTCTGGGAAATCTGGATGAGCATGCCATCGGAAGTCTCCCGTTGGATGTAGGTCCGAAGATTTTCCTTGGCTACATGGTAAAACGCATCCGAGAATTAACCATCCCGTTTTTGAATGCGGATTTAAACAGTCGCGTTGGTTCCCATCGTTCGGTGGATATAACACCGAACCAGAAAACCATGAAGAAGCGAAAGCATACGCCCACTACTTCTGCGGGAAGCTCGATGCTCGGCTCGATGGAAAGTGAAGCCGATTTTAACGCTAGCGTGTATCAGAACCGGATTGCAGTTCTCGTCGCAAATTTCTTGAACACAAAATCGGTGCCAGGTCAGGTGAAACCCGGAGATGTTCAAGTAATTGTGTCCAAAAATGAAGCAGAGCCTCCGGTAGCAAAAGTCGTTTGCGTCAGCTGTAAATTGCCGTGCAATGTTGCCTTGACCGAAGCACGACCTGGCGTGTTCCACCCAACACTATCTAATTTCTTCAAACACTACACCAAGTCACATCCAAAGTATACTCCTCCGGTCATGAATAAGGACATCCGGACAGCTTTTACTCGAACCAAGAAGGAAAAT GACCTCTTGGAGTCAGACGTTCCCGGCGAAGGCGTTTTGGAGGTAGACGTTCCCGGCGAAGGCGTTTTGGAGGAGTATCTAGCCGAGGAAATCGAACCAGGAAACGAAGCAGTCACTATCGAGATTCTGGATGCTAGCAAAGCTGTCGTTGTTGACTCACAG TTAAAAGTCGCAAGTCGGTCTCGATCAGAAAATCGGAATTGGATGCTCGTTCGTGAAATCGATTCTAATCAGCCATTAATCACAAGCTATTATGAGTGCACTCAACGAATCGTTAATATAGCTGAACAACTCCAAACCGATTCGAGTTCGGGACGGTCGTCTAATTCTACACCATGTATCCTGGATATTGAAACGACTTCTAATACGGCTTCACCTAGTATGAAATCTAAACTCCTTCTGGAGCTCGTAAATCTCTTCAATGTCAGCGGGAAAAGGATCAAATTTGCAGATGAGTTTAAGACGTATTGCACCTACATGTATATTTTAGCAGGACCGAAGGCTTATAATACGCTTAAATCAACATTGCCGTTAATTTCGTTGAGAACTGCACAAAAACATCTACACAAAACTATTGATCGAGTTAAAGAAGGGGAATTGCGAGTTGAGCAGCTGAAGAAATTTTTGGAACTCACGGATTCTCCACCTGTTGTTTGGCTATCCGAGGATGCAACGAGGCTAGTTTCTAAATTACAAATCGATCCTGCTTCTGGAAATATAATTGGAACTCTTCTGCCGAAAGATGATGAGACAGGAATGCCTGTATTATTACAGAGAGACCTTGAAAGTGTTtcacagatgaaaaaagaaTTGAACTCCTCCACACTGACCATCAACGCCGTAGTCACTATAGCTAGACCCTTAAAAAAAGGTGCCCCACCTTTCTGTTTGATGGTTGTGGGATGTGATAATAAGTTTACTGCAGCACCAGTAACCAAACGACGCATATTCGTAATAGAGAAACTAAATTCTGTTGGTATATTAGTTCCAGGAAGCTCTTCAGATGGCGATTCACGATATACATGTTCTCAAAAACAATTCTGTGGAATGTACAAAAATATGCAACTAACGAATGTACCAGCAGACTGGATCCATTGGTTCAATACTCCATTTGAGAATGATTACGGTCACCACTGCATTCAAGACACTGTGCATATCATGGGCAAGATGCGAAACAATTTGTTCAACTCAGGAAGTGGTATAAGAATAGTGGTATAG
- the LOC129768755 gene encoding E3 ubiquitin-protein ligase RNF114-like, which yields MDSPVSLVKVKKSLQFLDIDASSSEENSFIQSCRYNLRNRGPAKFVTMVERECPICLSKVFEKPVVVNCGHTFCDKCIKLLLEKYKNCPICNQVLIKALFLCDTSYTIRLTRECCSPRVTRSANRLKGRAKHSGKQQGDEERNVTNRGSVPRSRKVPSKLREKRKTEVPRS from the exons ATGGATTCGCCAGTAAGTTTGGTGAAAGTTAAAAAGTCATTGCAGTTTCTAGACATCGATGCAAGTTCTTCGGAGGAAAATAGCTTCATTCAGTCGTGCCGATATAATCTTCGCAATCGAG GACCTGCTAAATTTGTGACCATGGTCGAGCGGGAATGCCCTATTTGTTTGTCCAAAGTGTTCGAGAAGCCAGTGGTCGTCAACTGTGGGCACACGTTCTGTGATAAATGCATAAAGCTGCTGCTGgagaaatataaaaattgtcCCATATGCAACCAGGTACTGATCAAAGCACTGTTTCTCTGCGATACTTCCTACACGATTCGGCTGACGCGAGAGTGCTGTAGTCCAAGGGTAACCAGGTCGGCTAATCGTCTGAAGGGAAGAGCTAAACATTCCGGTAAGCAGCAGGGAGACGAGGAACGTAACGTTACGAACCGAGGCTCTGTACCGAGGAGTCGCAAAGTTCCCAGTAAACTACGGGAGAAAAGAAAGACAGAAGTTCCGAGATCTTGA
- the LOC129767082 gene encoding uncharacterized protein LOC129767082, which produces MLDLLHRVHRVDFMNYAENILQCYGVNSKKSSKTCQTFQLPGLEEIEQTVLNAQVDAENEMLHLGLQAVHPISASISALFPEIRSEIPFETPITNEERNDDEVNTYADADVDLDDEHNYLDLDLDHLDITVASNGDSSMHAEMYVPLDVEDELRLMLGESANNIEIKHLIKENVSIKSSRLYFKMQNSDGKEVFVKKSTVVWLFNNVKDTPSLEERMMKFILEIGVSLNIGHMEEHESCMVMW; this is translated from the exons ATGCTGGACTTATTGCATAGAGTTCATAGAGTAGACTTTATGAACTATGCAGAAAATATACTGCAATGTTATGGAGTCAATTCGAAGAAGAGTTCCAAAACCTGCCAGACATTTCAACTTCCGGGCCTAGAGGAAATCGAACAAACTGTTCTGAATGCCCAAGTTGACGCTGAAAATGAAATGTTGCACCTGGGTCTTCAGGCTGTGCATCCTATCTCAGCCTCGATCTCAGCATTATTTCCTGAAATAAGGTCTgaaattccttttgaaacacCCATCACGAACGAAGAACGGAATGATGATGAAGTCAATACATATGCTGATGCAGATGTTGACTTGGATGATGAGCACAACTATTTGGATCTCGATTTGGATCATTTGGATATAACTGTGGCTTCAAACGGTGATTCCAGCATGCATGCCGAGATGTATGTACCTTTGGATGTTGAAGATGAATTGCGGCTTATGCTAGGAGAAAGCGCTAACAACATTGAAATTAAACATCTCATCAAGGAAAATG TATCAATTAAATCATCACGACTGTACTTCAAAATGCAGAATTCAGATGGAAAAgaagtttttgtgaaaaagtcaaCTGTCGTTTGGTTGTTTAACAATGTTAAGGATACC CCCAGTCTGGAGGAACGCATGATGAAATTCATATTGGAGATTGGTGTGAGTTTAAATATAGGGCACATGGAAGAACACGAGTCGTGTATGGTAATGTGGTAG